A stretch of DNA from Candidatus Auribacterota bacterium:
GCCGCAATTTTATTTTCGGACGACGGACGTGACGGGTGTGATGAAGCTGCCGGCGGGAGTGGAGATGGTGATGCCGGGCGACAACGTGGGGGTGGAGTGCGAGCTGATCATTGCGGTGCGCGAGGGCGGGCGCACGGTGGGTGCGGGAAGGGTGTCGGAAATCGTTAAATAATGCTGCACATCGTCATGCGTCGTTCGTCCATCGTACTTCGCTGCGATATACGAAATACGAACGACGAACGACAGGGTGGAAGCCATGGTCAGAGAAATAATCACGTTGGCATGTCAGGAGTGCAAGAGGCGGAATTATATGAGCACAAAGGATAAAAAGAAGCACCCCGACCGCATCGAGCTTAAAAAATATTGCAGGTTTGAGCGAAAGCACACACTGCACAAGGAGACCAAATAACACGTGAAGCGTGAAACGTGAAGCGTCGTTCGTAAAAGAGCGCTTCACGAGATACGCTTCACGCACAGTAGGCGGGTAGCTCAACTAGGTAGAGCACCGGTCTCCAAAACCGGCGGCTGCAGGTTCGATTCCTGTCCCGCCTGCCAGACATGCAGGATGCAGTTAGGATACTATTAGTGATTGGTTTTGAAGGCTGAACTGGCAGGGTTTCCGGCGGGCAGGCCCGCCTGCCAAAGTGTTGCTCGCGTGTTGGCCCGCGCGATAGGCTCGGTCGCGGGAGCGCCGTCTGGTAGAGAGGAGATGGTGCGGGGAGTTTAGCGAAGCGCGGTGCTCATTCACGGCGTGATATTCCTCGCTCCATTGGTGGTGGCACAGAGCGAAGTGAGGTTTTTCTATGTTTGAAAAAGTCAAGACATTCCTGGTGGAAGTTGGAATAGAAATGAACAAGGTTTCCTGGCCTATTAAGAGAGGGACCAATATCAGTCCTTCCGAGCGATACAGGGAGTTGTCTGATTCTACGATCATGGTGATTGCGTCATCGATCGCGCTCGCCGCATACATCGGGGTGATGGATATCATCCTCTCCAGCCTCATGGGGCTCTTGATCGGTTGAATCTTGCCGGGGTGCCGCGGAGGTGCACTACGAACATGTGTGGACTGGGATCGAGTGGTGTGATGTCAAGTGCCCGCACCTGAGTATGTGAGGGAGTGAGCGAGGTGATGGTGAAGGAACCAGTAGTGGAAAATAAGGAAGTGCAGGAGCAGGAACGGAAGTGGTACGTGGTCCATACGCTTTCCGGGCAGGAGTACAAGGTCAAGGAAATGCTGGAGAGCAGGATCAAAAGCCACGAGATGGATCAACTCATTTTCCAGGTGCTCATACCTTCGGAGAAGGTGGCGGAGGTGAAGGGGGGCAAGAAAACGATCAGCGCCCGGAAGTTCTTCCCGGGATACCTGCTGGTCGAGATGGTGCGGACGGATGAGACGTACTACCTTGTGCGGCAGACGCCGGGGGTAATCGGTTTCATCGGATCGGGGAGCCCGATCCCGCTCCAGGAGCATGAGATCAGGGATGTCCTGGCGCAGATCGAGGTCAAGAAAGAAAAGGTTAAACCCAAGGTCCTCTTTGAGCTGGGCGAAACGGTGAAGATCACCGACGGGCCTTTTATTAATTTCAACGGCGTCATAGACGAGGTGAATCCCGACAGGGGCAAGCTGAAAGTCCTCGTAGCCATTTTTGGGAGGTTAACCCCCGTCGATCTCGAATACTGGCAAGTGGAGAAAGGGTAAAGATGCGAAACAGGATGCACGCAGATACACACAGATGACGTGATTTTGAGCTATCTGCGTTCATCTGTGTGAATCCTGTTCCTATTGGCGTTGAGGGGATGTTATGGCGAAAGAGGTGACCGCGGTCATTAAATTGCAGATTCCGGCGGGGCAGGCAAACCCCGCTCCGCCTGTTGGCCCGGCATTGGGGCAGCACGGTGTCAACATCATGGAGTTCTGCAAGGCGTTTAATGTCGCCACGAAAGACAAGGGCGGACTCGTGGTGCCGGCGGTGATTACCGTGTACAAGGACCGGTCGTTCACCTTCATCCTCAAGTCTCCGCCCGCGGCCGTTCTTTTGAAGAAGGCCGCCAACCTGGCGGTGGGCTCGGGGACGGCAGGCAAGGACAGGGTAGGGCAGGTTACCAGGAGTCAGGTGCGGGATATCGTGCGGCAAAAGAAGGATGACCTCTCCGCCGGGAGCGAGGAAGCCGCGATGAGGATCATCGAGGGGACGGCGAGGAGCATGGGCATAGAGGTTGTCGAGGGCTGAGCGAAGCGGCGGGGGAGCGTGAGGTGAAGAAGAAAAGCAAGCGATACAGACAGGGTGCGGAGAAGATCAAGGCAGGCGCACTCTACCCCCTCCAGGAGGCAATCGCGCTCCTTAAGGAGCTGCCGCCCGCGAAGTTTGATGAAACGGTGGAGCTCACGGTCAATCTGGGAATAGATTCCAAGCAGACCGATCAACTCGTCCGTGGGACGGTCGCGCTGCCCCATGGCACGGGGAAGAAGGTGAGAGTCGCCGTCTTCGCGAAGGGGGCTCAGGCGGATGAGGCGAAGGCCGCAGGTGCTGACGTGGTCGGCCATGAGGATCTGATCAAAA
This window harbors:
- the rpmG gene encoding 50S ribosomal protein L33; translated protein: MVREIITLACQECKRRNYMSTKDKKKHPDRIELKKYCRFERKHTLHKETK
- the nusG gene encoding transcription termination/antitermination protein NusG — its product is MVKEPVVENKEVQEQERKWYVVHTLSGQEYKVKEMLESRIKSHEMDQLIFQVLIPSEKVAEVKGGKKTISARKFFPGYLLVEMVRTDETYYLVRQTPGVIGFIGSGSPIPLQEHEIRDVLAQIEVKKEKVKPKVLFELGETVKITDGPFINFNGVIDEVNPDRGKLKVLVAIFGRLTPVDLEYWQVEKG
- a CDS encoding preprotein translocase subunit SecE translates to MFEKVKTFLVEVGIEMNKVSWPIKRGTNISPSERYRELSDSTIMVIASSIALAAYIGVMDIILSSLMGLLIG
- the rplK gene encoding 50S ribosomal protein L11; its protein translation is MAKEVTAVIKLQIPAGQANPAPPVGPALGQHGVNIMEFCKAFNVATKDKGGLVVPAVITVYKDRSFTFILKSPPAAVLLKKAANLAVGSGTAGKDRVGQVTRSQVRDIVRQKKDDLSAGSEEAAMRIIEGTARSMGIEVVEG